A window from Synechococcus sp. RSCCF101 encodes these proteins:
- a CDS encoding IS3 family transposase (programmed frameshift), producing MKRIRHTPEQIIRKLKTAEQLIAQGKTVTEVCRVIEVTQPTYHRWRQQYGGMQAEEAKRLTQLEKENARLKKLLAEAELEKAMLKDLGRGKLLSPERRRRAVVVLQQRYRASERFTCRVVGQNRSTQRHGGRAPGVEETKLRHRLREIAAEHIRWGRRMAHRVLRREGWSVNHKRVQRIWREEGLQRPTPRKQKRARPADGSVRRHQAEHPHQVWAMDFQFDATADGRRLKFLNVIDEHSRLCLAIRVGRRCKARDVVAVLEELTSLYPAPAFIRCDNGPEFIAHALRRWCRTSGTTTATIEPGSPWQNGFAESFNGRFRDEFLNTELFTTAPEAQILADRWRWEYNSLRPHSALQGRTPLEAAQQGAAA from the exons ATGAAACGAATCCGTCACACTCCAGAGCAGATCATCCGCAAGCTCAAGACTGCAGAGCAGCTGATCGCCCAGGGCAAGACCGTCACCGAGGTCTGCCGCGTGATCGAGGTGACGCAGCCGACCTATCACCGCTGGCGTCAGCAGTACGGCGGCATGCAGGCCGAGGAGGCCAAGCGGCTGACTCAGCTGGAGAAGGAGAACGCTCGGCTCAAAAAGCTGCTGGCAGAGGCGGAACTGGAAAAGGCGATGCTCAAAGATCTTG GCCGAGGGAAACTTCTGAGCCCGGAACGCCGGCGCAGGGCGGTGGTCGTCCTGCAGCAGCGTTACCGGGCATCGGAGCGGTTCACCTGCCGGGTTGTGGGTCAGAACCGCAGCACCCAACGCCATGGCGGCAGGGCCCCTGGGGTCGAGGAGACCAAGCTGCGGCACCGGCTGAGGGAGATCGCCGCTGAGCACATCCGCTGGGGCCGGCGGATGGCCCACCGCGTGCTGCGGCGCGAGGGCTGGAGCGTGAATCACAAGCGGGTGCAACGGATCTGGCGGGAGGAGGGTTTGCAGCGGCCCACCCCCAGAAAGCAGAAGCGGGCACGGCCAGCGGACGGCTCAGTGCGTCGCCATCAGGCCGAGCATCCCCACCAGGTGTGGGCCATGGACTTCCAGTTCGATGCCACGGCCGATGGCCGGCGGCTCAAGTTCCTGAACGTGATCGATGAGCACAGCCGCCTCTGCCTGGCCATCCGGGTGGGCAGGCGTTGCAAGGCCAGGGACGTGGTGGCCGTGCTGGAGGAACTCACCAGCCTCTACCCGGCACCGGCGTTCATCCGGTGCGACAACGGCCCTGAATTCATCGCCCACGCCTTACGGCGTTGGTGCAGGACCAGCGGCACGACAACGGCCACGATCGAGCCAGGTTCCCCGTGGCAGAACGGCTTTGCCGAGTCGTTCAACGGGAGATTCAGGGATGAGTTCCTCAACACCGAGCTGTTCACCACAGCCCCAGAAGCTCAGATCCTGGCCGACCGCTGGCGCTGGGAGTACAACTCCCTCAGGCCGCATTCGGCCCTCCAGGGGCGTACGCCCCTGGAGGCAGCTCAACAAGGAGCTGCTGCATGA
- a CDS encoding transposase family protein — protein sequence MPQIASDATDLDLITYLRAIPDARMRRGVRIPAWYLLLVAVLGILSRCESLRDLERFARRHHAVLIEALGIELRRPPSDSAFRYFFLQVDVTAVCDAIRDWTIAQIPDGAADLDQLVCDGKTLRGSAEPTAGGGSAFIAQVTLYSAALGVAIAQTCTATGEDHERAVLRRLLGELDLGGVLVQADALHTQKPFFGSSRSREPTSC from the coding sequence GTGCCCCAGATCGCCTCTGACGCAACTGATCTCGACCTGATCACCTACCTCCGGGCTATTCCTGATGCCCGCATGCGACGGGGCGTTCGCATCCCTGCCTGGTACCTGCTCCTGGTGGCGGTTCTCGGAATCCTGAGCCGGTGCGAGAGCCTCCGGGATCTGGAGCGCTTTGCCCGGCGCCATCACGCTGTTCTCATCGAGGCGCTTGGGATCGAACTGCGGCGCCCACCGTCTGATTCCGCCTTCCGCTACTTCTTCCTGCAGGTGGATGTCACGGCCGTCTGCGATGCCATTCGCGACTGGACGATCGCTCAGATCCCTGATGGTGCGGCCGATCTCGATCAGCTGGTGTGTGACGGCAAGACGTTGCGGGGCTCGGCAGAACCCACCGCTGGCGGTGGCTCGGCGTTCATTGCCCAGGTGACGCTCTACTCCGCGGCCCTGGGCGTGGCGATTGCTCAGACCTGCACCGCCACAGGCGAGGACCACGAGCGGGCTGTCCTCAGGAGGCTGCTTGGAGAGCTCGACCTCGGCGGTGTGCTGGTTCAGGCCGACGCACTCCACACGCAGAAACCGTTTTTCGGCAGCTCCAGGAGCAGGGAGCCGACTTCCTGCTGA
- a CDS encoding transposase, whose translation MLTGNQQPDHSRISDFRRRHLGALAGLFVQVLKVCQKAGLVSLGHVALDGTKLRANASKHKAMSHERMLKSERQLEGEMRALLRKAELIDAQEDGQYGKGKRGDELPEELQRRSSRLEWIRKAKAELEAEAAAAKARQREEQAEVAEQEAAEAQASGDEQRSKRAARRARGVRKRADDAQKLAMEKAEASGLELSTVATPAESDALPMPARTLPTDAAGNPKPSAQRNFTDPDSHILKSGDGWIQGYNCQAAVDGDHQVIVAIGVSNQASDAVHLLPMLERIQANTGQQPDVFIADAG comes from the coding sequence GTGCTGACCGGCAACCAGCAACCGGATCACAGCCGGATCAGCGACTTCCGTCGCCGCCACCTGGGCGCACTGGCCGGACTGTTTGTCCAGGTGCTCAAGGTCTGCCAGAAGGCGGGGTTGGTGAGCCTGGGCCATGTGGCGCTGGATGGCACCAAACTCCGGGCCAATGCCAGCAAACACAAGGCCATGAGCCACGAGCGGATGCTCAAGTCCGAGCGGCAGCTGGAGGGTGAGATGCGGGCGCTGCTGCGCAAGGCCGAGCTGATCGACGCCCAGGAGGACGGCCAGTACGGCAAGGGCAAACGAGGTGATGAGCTGCCCGAGGAACTGCAGCGGCGCTCCAGCCGTCTGGAGTGGATCCGCAAGGCCAAGGCGGAGCTGGAAGCAGAGGCCGCAGCCGCCAAGGCCCGTCAGCGTGAGGAGCAGGCTGAGGTCGCCGAGCAGGAGGCGGCAGAAGCGCAGGCCAGTGGTGATGAGCAGCGCAGCAAGCGAGCAGCCCGCCGGGCCCGTGGTGTTCGCAAGCGCGCCGATGACGCCCAGAAGCTGGCGATGGAGAAGGCAGAGGCCTCAGGCCTGGAGCTGAGCACCGTTGCCACTCCTGCTGAGAGCGATGCGCTGCCGATGCCAGCCCGCACACTCCCTACCGACGCAGCCGGCAACCCCAAGCCTTCTGCCCAGAGGAACTTCACCGACCCCGACAGCCACATCCTCAAAAGCGGTGACGGCTGGATCCAGGGCTACAACTGCCAGGCTGCAGTCGATGGTGATCACCAGGTAATCGTGGCGATCGGTGTGAGCAACCAGGCCAGCGATGCGGTGCACCTACTGCCCATGCTGGAGCGGATCCAGGCGAATACCGGCCAGCAGCCTGACGTGTTCATCGCGGATGCGGGTTGA
- a CDS encoding IS3 family transposase (programmed frameshift) — MKRIRHTPEQIIRKLKTAEQLIAQGKTVTEVCRVIEVTQPTYHRWRQQYGGMQAEEAKRLTQLEKENARLKKLLAEAELEKAMLKDLGRGKLLSPERRRRAVVVLQQRYRASERFTCRVVGQNRSTQRHGGRAPGVEETKLRHRLREIAAEHIRWGRRMAHRVLRREGWSVNHKRVQRIWREEGLQRPTPRKQKRARPADGSVRRHRAEHPHQVWAMDFQFDATADGRRLKFLNVIDEHSRLCLAIRVGRRCKARDVVAVLEELTSLYPAPAFIRCDNGPEFIAHALRRWCRTSGTTTATIEPGSPWQNGFAESFNGRFRDEFLNTELFTTAPEAQILADRWRWEYNSLRPHSALQGRTPLEAAQQGAAA; from the exons ATGAAACGAATCCGTCACACTCCAGAGCAGATCATCCGCAAGCTCAAAACCGCCGAGCAGCTGATCGCCCAGGGCAAGACCGTCACCGAGGTCTGCCGCGTGATCGAGGTGACGCAGCCGACCTATCACCGCTGGCGTCAGCAGTACGGCGGCATGCAGGCCGAGGAGGCCAAGCGGCTGACTCAGCTGGAGAAGGAGAACGCTCGGCTCAAAAAGCTGCTGGCAGAGGCGGAACTGGAAAAGGCGATGCTCAAAGATCTTG GCCGAGGGAAACTTCTGAGCCCGGAACGCCGGCGCAGGGCGGTGGTCGTCCTGCAGCAGCGTTACCGGGCATCGGAGCGGTTCACCTGCCGGGTTGTGGGTCAGAACCGCAGCACCCAACGCCATGGCGGCAGGGCCCCTGGGGTCGAGGAGACCAAGCTGCGGCACCGGCTGAGGGAGATCGCCGCTGAGCACATCCGCTGGGGCCGGCGGATGGCCCACCGCGTGCTGCGGCGCGAGGGCTGGAGCGTGAATCACAAGCGGGTGCAACGGATCTGGCGGGAGGAGGGTTTGCAGCGGCCCACCCCCAGAAAGCAGAAGCGGGCACGGCCAGCGGACGGCTCAGTGCGGCGCCACAGGGCCGAGCATCCCCACCAGGTGTGGGCCATGGACTTCCAGTTCGATGCCACGGCCGATGGCCGGCGGCTCAAGTTTCTGAACGTGATCGATGAGCACAGCCGCCTCTGCCTGGCCATCCGGGTGGGCAGGCGCTGCAAGGCCAGGGACGTGGTGGCCGTGCTGGAGGAACTCACCAGCCTCTACCCGGCACCGGCGTTCATCCGGTGCGACAACGGCCCTGAATTCATCGCCCACGCCTTACGGCGTTGGTGCAGGACCAGCGGCACGACAACGGCCACGATCGAGCCAGGTTCCCCGTGGCAGAACGGCTTTGCCGAGTCGTTCAACGGGAGATTCAGGGATGAGTTCCTCAACACCGAGCTGTTCACCACAGCCCCAGAAGCTCAGATCCTGGCCGACCGCTGGCGCTGGGAGTACAACTCCCTCAGGCCGCATTCGGCCCTCCAGGGGCGTACGCCCCTGGAGGCAGCTCAACAAGGAGCTGCTGCATGA
- a CDS encoding IS3 family transposase gives MVESFFSTLKLELDLDDNRDALITPQQLQRDLAFWIEGYYDRERRHSTIGYLSPIDYEQQFIAARTLTPVNP, from the coding sequence GTGGTTGAGAGCTTTTTCTCCACCCTGAAACTGGAACTAGATCTCGATGACAATCGAGACGCGTTGATCACGCCCCAGCAGCTGCAGCGTGATCTGGCCTTCTGGATCGAGGGTTACTACGACCGCGAGCGCCGTCATTCAACGATCGGTTACCTCAGTCCGATCGACTACGAGCAGCAGTTCATCGCTGCCCGTACACTCACTCCTGTGAACCCCTGA
- a CDS encoding transposase: MTQPTYHLWRQQFGGMQAEEAKRLTQLEKENVRL; this comes from the coding sequence GTGACGCAGCCGACCTACCACCTCTGGCGGCAGCAGTTTGGAGGGATGCAGGCCGAGGAGGCCAAACGGCTCACCCAGCTGGAGAAGGAGAACGTCCGGCTCTAG
- a CDS encoding IS3 family transposase, with product MNQPWGLPRSTLYYRPAPVRSSTLRIMARIDALYLEDPCSGSRRMVAYLAREGIPISRDRVRNLMRRMGLRAIYQRPRTTIPGEPSERFPCLVDIDEIHAVDQVWATDFTYIPLRKGFLYLVAIMDLHSRHVLSWRLSNSLETEFCMDALEMALSGGRKPEVFHSDQGCQFTSAEFVGRLQKVSIRISWSGRKRCYDNILVERLWRTLKYEEVYLHAYSDGWEAEVSLARFLWRYCHVRPHSALGGRTPNQVYTETQPCSSRPGLTMSGANTVQKKAPTSGRSARWRRPASIPHPRPAPGGSRVCARRS from the coding sequence TTGAATCAGCCCTGGGGTCTCCCTCGATCCACGCTCTACTACCGCCCTGCTCCGGTCCGTTCGTCGACGCTACGGATCATGGCCAGGATTGATGCCCTCTACCTGGAGGATCCCTGCAGCGGCAGCCGACGGATGGTGGCCTATCTGGCCAGGGAAGGGATCCCGATCAGCCGTGACCGCGTGCGAAACCTCATGCGCCGCATGGGTTTACGGGCGATCTACCAGAGACCTCGAACCACGATTCCAGGCGAGCCATCGGAGCGATTCCCCTGCCTGGTGGACATCGATGAGATCCACGCCGTGGACCAGGTCTGGGCCACCGATTTCACCTACATCCCGCTGCGTAAGGGCTTTCTCTACCTGGTGGCGATCATGGATCTCCACTCACGCCACGTGCTCAGCTGGAGGCTTTCCAACAGCCTTGAGACGGAGTTCTGCATGGATGCCCTGGAGATGGCCCTCTCCGGTGGTCGAAAGCCAGAGGTCTTCCATTCCGATCAGGGCTGCCAGTTCACGTCTGCCGAGTTCGTCGGCAGGCTGCAGAAGGTGAGCATCAGGATCAGCTGGTCCGGCAGGAAGCGTTGCTACGACAACATCCTGGTCGAGCGACTCTGGAGGACGCTCAAATATGAGGAGGTCTATCTACACGCCTACAGCGATGGCTGGGAAGCAGAAGTCAGCCTGGCCCGCTTCCTGTGGAGGTACTGCCATGTGAGACCCCACAGTGCTCTGGGAGGCAGAACTCCCAATCAGGTCTACACTGAGACTCAACCCTGTTCCTCCCGTCCAGGGTTAACGATGTCAGGCGCCAACACTGTCCAAAAAAAGGCACCCACCTCAGGGCGGTCCGCTCGATGGCGGCGACCAGCTTCGATCCCGCATCCGCGCCCTGCTCCAGGGGGATCCAGAGTCTGCGCACGACGATCCTAA
- a CDS encoding transposase — protein sequence MTDSFHGEVPGPVWPVEDSHSPWTGFRGPRQGYCSTANLEACEERGLNAHISTSRQQHGHRPRPSRGRAPKDLDARGRMDRKLRSVSGQAIYALRKTVVEPVFGQIKGARRLDRFRLRGLEKVNGEWTLMATTHNILKLFRASLATA from the coding sequence GTGACGGATTCGTTTCATGGTGAAGTCCCCGGCCCAGTCTGGCCGGTTGAGGACTCTCATTCACCCTGGACCGGTTTCCGGGGTCCACGTCAGGGTTACTGCAGCACCGCCAATCTGGAAGCCTGCGAGGAGAGGGGACTCAACGCCCATATCTCCACGAGCCGGCAGCAGCACGGGCACCGGCCAAGACCATCACGGGGTCGAGCGCCCAAGGATCTCGATGCCCGAGGGCGCATGGATCGCAAGCTGCGTTCCGTGAGCGGCCAGGCGATCTACGCCCTACGCAAGACGGTGGTCGAACCCGTGTTTGGACAGATCAAAGGAGCCAGGCGGTTGGATCGCTTCCGGTTGCGAGGGCTTGAGAAGGTGAACGGGGAGTGGACACTGATGGCCACCACCCACAACATCCTCAAGCTGTTCAGGGCATCGCTGGCAACGGCCTGA
- a CDS encoding ISAs1 family transposase produces MLTVKANQRTLHRQIRSQFQGKRRIPFTATDHELGHGRDITWSIRAKEAPAHIKENWPGSAWIVEVSATGSRQGKPFQATHRFITSLRTPPKALLQLVRDRWSLESWHWIRDTQLREDNHRYGGNGAGVMATLRTAALNMLRLAGFRFVREGLQVVMHDITALLAMVRRPPGGTMA; encoded by the coding sequence CTGCTGACGGTCAAAGCCAACCAGCGGACGCTGCATCGTCAGATCCGCAGCCAATTCCAGGGGAAGCGCCGGATCCCTTTCACCGCAACGGATCACGAGCTTGGCCATGGCCGTGACATCACCTGGAGCATCCGGGCGAAAGAGGCACCCGCTCACATCAAGGAGAACTGGCCCGGCAGTGCCTGGATCGTGGAGGTGAGCGCCACCGGCTCCCGCCAGGGCAAGCCGTTTCAGGCCACCCACCGGTTCATCACCAGTCTGCGCACCCCTCCAAAAGCCCTGCTGCAACTGGTCCGTGACCGCTGGAGCCTGGAAAGCTGGCACTGGATCCGGGACACCCAGCTCAGAGAAGACAACCACCGCTACGGCGGCAATGGCGCCGGAGTGATGGCCACGCTGCGCACCGCCGCTCTCAACATGTTGCGGCTGGCTGGATTTCGCTTCGTCCGCGAGGGACTCCAGGTCGTGATGCACGACATCACCGCGCTGCTGGCGATGGTCAGGAGGCCACCAGGGGGAACGATGGCGTAG